One genomic segment of Arachis duranensis cultivar V14167 chromosome 4, aradu.V14167.gnm2.J7QH, whole genome shotgun sequence includes these proteins:
- the LOC107484608 gene encoding rop guanine nucleotide exchange factor 7, with protein MDSTRTQHQHQHPKKKKKHCAPLLTLTTTSTNPNNPFSILLFYFAKSLRALCFNRIHCCTHAFVITNTLIYASSSMEPVTTNEASQKGNKESFAHLIEDTDNKARESTSTPSSSSSSLSSEFLSSSTNAHDVEEQEKSPSSTEESSSSSVPSMGWPVKEIAALNLENQDGKNKKRLGNGEFEKQESVSEIEMMKERFAKLLLGEDMSGCGNGVPTALAISNAITNLCATLFGQLWRLEPLRPEKKAMWRREMEWLLSVSDHIVELIPTWQTFADGNKLEVMTCRPRSDLYVNLPALRKLDNMLLEILDSFVNTEFWYVDQGVLSPDADGVSSFRQALQRQEEKWWLPVPRVPPCGLNDNSRKQLQHKRDCSNQILKAAMAINSITLAEMDIPESYLETLPKNTRVSLGDVIYRYITSDHFSPECLLACLDLTSEHQAIEIANRAEASMYIWRKRINTKPSNNITTSGRTSSRTSWEMVKDLMVDGDKRELFSERAESLLLSLKQRFPGLPQTALDMSKIQYNKDVGKAILESYSRVLESLAFNMVARIDDVLYVDDLTKHSGQFTSHTKVGVITHKNISVPCSMPVPGTPYKSAFGSPSLSPAQGISSVRGGKSPLLPSSSSSNTNSPHRRVGVKKSLTDFLSIDTKGKAYDSSNEKVASDEVAAFETDVESSDFTEEAVSPNTLQKAWLE; from the exons ATGGATAGTACTCGCACCCAACACCAGCATCAGcatccaaagaagaagaagaagcactgtGCCCCTTTGCTTACTCTTACAACAACGTCCACTAATCCAAACAACCCTTTCTCCATTCTTCTCTTCTATTTCGCCAAGTCCCTCCGAGCCTTGTGCTTCAACAGGATTCACTGCTGCACTCATGCTTTTGTCATAACCAACACTCTCATctatgcttcttcttcaatggagCCTGTGACCACCAATGAAGCTTCTCAGAAGGGAAACAAAGAGAGCTTTGCTCATTTGATTGAAGACACTGATAATAAGGCTCGTGAGAGCACAAGcacaccttcttcttcttcttcttctttaagcTCAGAGTTCCTTTCATCTTCGACCAATGCCCATGatgtagaagaacaagaaaagagtCCAAGTAGCACTGAGgaatcttcatcttcttcggTACCTTCAATGGGGTGGCCGGTTAAGGAAATTGCTGCATTGAACTTGGAGAATCAAGATGGTAAGAACAAGAAGCGCTTGGGGAATGGGGAATTTGAGAAACAAGAATCAGTATCAG AGATTGAGATGATGAAGGAAAGGTTTGCAAAATTGTTACTTGGAGAAGATATGTCAGGTTGTGGAAATGGAGTCCCTACAGCATTGGCTATATCAAATGCCATAACTAATCTTTGTG CTACCTTGTTCGGGCAACTTTGGAGGCTAGAACCCCTGCGTCCCGAGAAGAAAGCAATGTGGCGAAGAGAGATGGAATGGCTTCTATCTGTTAGTGATCACATAGTTGAGCTGATTCCTACTTGGCAAACCTTTGCAGATGGAAACAAACTTGAG GTCATGACTTGTCGACCGCGCTCAGATCTTTATGTCAATCTTCCTGCCCTGCGTAAATTAGATAACATGCTTCTT GAAATTCTTGACAGTTTTGTCAACACAGAGTTTTGGTATGTAGACCAAGGCGTTCTATCCCCAGATGCAGACGGTGTATCTTCTTTTCGACAAGCCCTTCAGCGACAGGAGGAGAAATGGTGGCTTCCCGTGCCGAGAGTCCCTCCTTGTGGCCTTAATGATAATTCAAGGAAGCAGCTGCAGCACAAGCGTGATTGCTCGAACCAAATACTGAAAGCTGCAATGGCCATTAATAGCATTACTTTAGCCGAAATGGACATCCCTGAGTCTTATTTGGAAACTCTTCCAAAG AATACTAGAGTCAGCTTGGGTGATGTGATTTATCGTTACATCACCTCAGATCATTTTTCTCCCGAGTGTTTGCTGGCATGCCTTGATTTAACTTCTGAGCATCAAGCCATAGAGATCGCGAACCGAGCGGAGGCTTCCATGTACATTTGGCGAAAAAGGATCAACACAAAGCCTTCCAATAACATCACTACCAGTGGCAGAACTAGTTCAAGAACATCATGGGAAATGGTCAAGGATCTGATGGTTGATGGAGACAAAAGGGAATTGTTCTCAGAGAGAGCAGAAAGCCTTCTGCTTTCTCTAAAGCAACGCTTCCCAGGCCTCCCTCAAACGGCCTTAGATATGAGCAAAATCCAATACAACAAG GATGTTGGCAAAGCCATTCTGGAGAGCTACTCTAGAGTGCTGGAGAGCTTGGCATTTAACATGGTAGCACGCATCGACGACGTGCTCTACGTAGATGACTTGACAAAACACTCTGGACAGTTCACATCTCACACAAAAGTTGGTGTAATTACTCACAAGAATATTTCAGTGCCATGCTCAATGCCTGTCCCAGGCACCCCATACAAATCAGCCTTCGGCTCGCCAAGCCTCTCTCCAGCGCAAGGGATCAGTTCCGTAAGGGGAGGGAAATCGCCACTCCTTcccagcagcagcagcagcaataCCAACAGTCCTCATAGAAGAGTAGGGGTGAAGAAATCTTTGACTGATTTTCTTAGCATTGACACAAAAGGAAAAGCGTACGATAGTTCAAATGAGAAAGTAGCAAGCGATGAAGTGGCAGCATTTGAAACAGATGTGGAGTCAAGTGATTTCACTGAAGAAGCAGTTAGCCCAAATACGCTGCAGAAGGCATGGTTAGAGtga